ACGTGGACGGAAAAAATATTGACATTGAAAAAGGACTTGGAGGGCGCCATGTTTCAGCTGCGGCCATCAGCAGGGATACGGTAGCAATTTCAATTACAGTATCAGAGTCAGGAGGAGTCCTCAGAGTATACAAAGACGCAAAAGAAACTATCTGTATGGAGTCCTTACAACCTGCATCAAGATACCTCTGAAACTTAGAACACCAGAGGAAAAAAATATTTAGCGGTTTTTTAACTGCCCATATTTAATTACCTTTTTTATAGAGTCCCCGATTCCAGGCATGGAAACTCGAGGGAAAAACGGATACTCATTAATAAAGAGAATGCACATACCTCTTAATATGCAAAAAACCAGAGAACCAAGAGTGATTCCATGAGCAGACAAATTTTCTACATGCCTTTCAGCCTGAAATTTCTTTTCTTATTAATACTCATAATGATCTTCGGGCTCGGGTCTCTGTTTCTGGGAGTGATCGTTTCTGCCTTTATGAAAATAGGATTTTCTGCAGAAGACGCGCTCTTAATCCTGCTACTGTCTCTTCTTGGAAGCGGGATCAATATCCCGCTGACAACTCTGAAGTCTGACATTCCGGTTGTCAAAGAAAATTATATAAAGGTCTTCGGGATTTCCTATAGAATCCCCACAAGACAGATAGTCAGAAACGAAACTGTACTTGCCATCAATGTGGGAGGGGCAGTTATTCCGGTCCTGATTTCCGCTTACCTTCTTACGCAATTCCCTTCTTCATTCTATCTTGCAGGAATCGGTGTGGCGATTGTTTCAATTATAACCTATTCCGTAGCAAGACCAATTAAAGGGGTAGGCATCGCAACTCCTGCTCTGGTTCCACCCCTTACAGCTGTTCTTACTGCAGTCCTGCTCACTTCGGCTATCCAGATTCCTGGCTGTCCTGCCGAACCCTGCCGTGTTATCATTGCTTATACAGGAGGAGTGCTCGGGACTCTTATAGGAGCTGACCTGCTTAATCTGGGAAAAATTAAAAACCTGGGAGCTCCCATTGCAAGCATAGGAGGAGCAGGTACTTTTGATGGGATTTTCTTAAGCGGATTTATAGCTATTCTCCTGATCTGAAAAAACGCAGGTTCAGATTAGCCGGTTAATCCGTTCCAGATCCGGAAGGAATTTTTCAGCCTTTTTTCCTGCACCGCAGGGAGCTGGAGCCGGCCTGCAGGTAAGAGAAAAATATTCTGTAAACCAGCATTGCAATTAAAAAAGAATCACTTCCGAAATCTCTCTAGCTGACAGATCACTTCCCTTTGCCTGGAAAATAACTTTCAATTCAAGCAAGTATAAATTTCTCTGTAAGCTTGCCTGGAGGCTCTTCCCAGAAAAAGAAAAGGTAAATAAAAAGAGACAAGAGAGATAATTCTCAAAGAGAATAAACTCCAAGAGAATAACCTCTAAGAGAATAAACCTTTTATTAGATTTTCACCTTAGAAAGCAGATTAACTCTTTTTTCTAAGAGCCAGACAGGCTATAATCCCTAAAATTCCGGAAAGTATTCCGAAACCCGGAAGTTTTACAGATGATCCTTCTCCTGCTCCTTCTTCAGGGTGGTTATTGTTTTCTTCAGAGTCTTCGAAAGATGCTTCTGAAGTGGATGTCGTTCTGTGATCAGGAGATATACTTTCAGACTCATTTACAATCGAAACCGTATCTGTCACATTTGCCTCTTCTGTAATAGTATTATTACGTTCAGATTCGGTCGCATTTTTATCTTCAACGGTAATATCCGTTGCCGGGTAGATTACGTATCCATTAGAAGAAGTACTGCCCTTTCCCTCATCTGAAGTCTGGAAATACCATGAGTCAGTA
The genomic region above belongs to Methanosarcina horonobensis HB-1 = JCM 15518 and contains:
- a CDS encoding DUF1614 domain-containing protein, whose product is MSRQIFYMPFSLKFLFLLILIMIFGLGSLFLGVIVSAFMKIGFSAEDALLILLLSLLGSGINIPLTTLKSDIPVVKENYIKVFGISYRIPTRQIVRNETVLAINVGGAVIPVLISAYLLTQFPSSFYLAGIGVAIVSIITYSVARPIKGVGIATPALVPPLTAVLTAVLLTSAIQIPGCPAEPCRVIIAYTGGVLGTLIGADLLNLGKIKNLGAPIASIGGAGTFDGIFLSGFIAILLI